Proteins from a single region of Parambassis ranga chromosome 18, fParRan2.1, whole genome shotgun sequence:
- the haus6 gene encoding HAUS augmin-like complex subunit 6 has translation MANPTLSQKKNGKYLWCALLGLGFQPDIAISSIDSKCNSNPKHINLGPNMFDKPNKDAFYIVTYFLLEKLNKTRFQEAYRHCWPILTHKADADFRKVTCAWLKEIMDETANAGSKVVASLFLSPGGSRFTSLMLDLACHVMLQDLKTFSTDGSWVPDAAAMPASSVDMAVKRCNLIRTRFLKTAQDQDHFLHEYQRRAQLLVKSMKDIKADGAKYDELLKRHSTDDLTEGETSPAKKTKRIRFLWLAIDEMLSTIKEEQNAMASVLQRDEDSNILDGTHRPLKIPRCLLERIEQLPRQLRSGKVYEAGQLNLLCVMELMNHALQLLREECCLVSQGPTTHLSSQHLLEKRQQMDCVLHNLQFLREKISKEELPEVRNSIRNLLADWDKKWTKTLKDRPLVSFLNEDPALGFLSPIAPLSFEPLAEASYRSSVFSQYPAKLLEEKPAERKLQEDVHPGYCDVKSFTSALVERIERTESPLVTTEASRANTSLDWLFETTSSPPLKAPPVQPAQASVRKTTHVNQKVATVRTKAQILEMECDNLADQFADAVTAASPSETSDKCLDLEGLLSTLQRDPFSTRKQLPRTPESLIMDVKSSWRKAVAEEGAKKNHKSSEFANSVAEQTSPFNDSHNVLVSPDAPSETFFCSVRPTAESHGSPPVCQQGLLHKSTLLWDTFNTEALDNSSGRGTVVQFSLDHETLPELPSCDSLLSVDDEAVHIKSDEDDEFLIPSLKAKQSPSVTRHHLDAIQQTCSDGLLMRTPESLLSDYKVSGLDRDWLMDPATSGETPDKVFSLDFDSLEMPSPPKKQDYSLPKLITFSPIDDMKC, from the exons ATGGCGAACCCGACGCTGTCGCAGAAGAAGAATGGGAAATATTTGTGGTGTGCTCTTCTCGGGCTGGGATTTCAACCGGACATTGCAATCTCGTCAATCGATAGCAAATGTAACAGTAATCCTAAACACATCAACCTGGGGCC GAATATGTTTGACAAGCCAAACAAAGATGCATTTTACATAGTAACCTATTTCCTACTGGAGAAACTTAACAAGACTCGATTTCAAGAAGCATACAG GCACTGCTGGCCTATTTTGACCCACAAAGCAGATGCTGACTTTCGCAAAGTGACTTGTGCTTGGCTAAAAGAAATAATG GATGAAACTGCAAATGCCGGCTCCAAAGTGGTAGCATCTTTGTTTCTCTCACCTGGAGGCTCCAGGTTTACCAGCTTGATGCTGGACTTGGCCTGTCACGTCATGCTTCAAGATTTGAAGACATTCAGTACAG atggCAGTTGGGTTCCTGATGCTGCAGCGATGCCTGCTTCCTCAGTGGACATGGCAGTCAAAAGATGCAATCTGATTCGTACAAGGTTTCTGAAAACTGCACAGGATCAAGATCATTTTCTTCATGAGTATCAGAGACGAGCCCA GCTTCTGGTGAAGTCTATGAAGGATATTAAAGCAGATGGCGCCAAGTATGATGAGCTACTTAA GCGTCACAGCACTGATGACTTGACAGAGGGAGAAACTTCTCCAGCGAAGAAGACTAAACGG ATTCGTTTCTTGTGGCTGGCTATTGATGAGATGCTGTCGACTATCAAAGAGGAGCAGAATGCAATGGCAAGTGTTTTGCAAAGGGATGAAGATTCAAACATCCTGGATGGGACTCATCGACCCCTTAAGATTCCACGCTGTCTGCTGGAGAGAATTGAACAACTCCCGCGACAG TTACGTTCAGGGAAAGTGTATGAAGCAGGCCAACTAAATCTCCTCTGTGTGATGGAGCTGATGAACCATGCTCTGCAGCTCCTGAGGGAGGAGTGCTGTCTGGTCTCTCAGGGCCCCACAACCCATCTCAGTTCTCAGCACCTGCTGGAGAAACGCCAGCAAATGGACTGTGTGCTGCACAATCTCCAGTTTCTCAG GGAGAAGATTTCTAAGGAAGAACTTCCTGAAGTTAGGAATTCTATTAGAAATTTATTGGCAGATTGGGACAAGAAGTGGACGAAGACTCTGAAAGACAGACCCCTAGTCTCTTTTCTGAATGAAGATCCT GCACTTGGTTTCCTTTCACCAATAGCTCCTCTGTCTTTTGAACCACTGGCTGAAGCTTCTTACAGAAGTAGTGTCTTTTCCCAGTACCCTGCTAAACTTCTTG AGGAGAAGCCTGCAGAGAGAAAATTGCAAGAGGATGTCCACCCTGGTTATTGTGATGTCAAAAG TTTCACTTCTGCACTGGTCGAGAGGATTGAGAGGACTGAAAGTCCTCTGGTCACTACTGAGGCATCACGAGCAAATACCTCTCTTGACTGGTTATTTGAAACAACTTCATCCCCTCCTCTAAAGGCTCCACCAGTTCAACCAGCACAG GCCAGTGTGAGGAAAACGACCCATGTTAACCAGAAGGTGGCTACCGTGAGAACAAAGGCTCAGATATTAGAAATGGAATGTGACAACCTTGCTGATCAG TTTGCAGATGCTGTCACTGCCGCCAGTCCTTCAGAGACTAGTGACAAATGTTTAGATTTAGAAGGTCTTCTCAGCACTCTTCAAAGAGATCCATTTTCCACCAGAAAACAGCTTCCACGTACACCTGAGAGCTTGA TTATGGATGTGAAAAGCTCCTGGCGAAAGGCAGTTGCAGAGGAAGGagccaaaaaaaatcacaagtcaTCAGAGTTTGCCAACAGTGTAGCAGAACAAACCAGTCCCTTCAATGATTCCCACAATGTGCTAGTGAGCCCCGATGCTCCCTCCGAGACGTTCTTCTGCAGTGTCAGGCCTACAGCTGAGAGCCATGGCAGCCCCCCTGTCTGCCAGCAGGGGTTATTACACAAGTCCACTCTTTTATGGGACACCTTCAACACCGAAGCACTGGACAACTCAAGTGGCAGAGGCACTGTAGTCCAGTTCAGCCTTGACCACGAAACTCTCCCAGAACTACCAAGCTGTGACAGTCTCTTGAGTGTGGATGATGAAGCGGTACATATAAAGAGTGATGAAGATGACGAGTTTCTCATTCCCTCACTGAAGGCCAAGCAGTCACCATCAGTCACACGTCATCATCTTGATGCAATCCAGCAGACATGCAGTGACGGTCTTTTGATGAGGACACCTGAGAGCCTTCTGTCAGATTACAAGGTATCAGGTTTGGACAGAGACTGGCTAATGGACCCTGCTACATCAGGTGAAACCCCAGACAAGGTGTTTTCATTGGATTTTGATTCACTGGAGATGCCCTCTCCTCCAAAGAAGCAGGACTACAGCCTCCCCAAACTAATAACATTCTCCCCGATAGATGACATGAAGTGTTAG
- the zdhhc21 gene encoding palmitoyltransferase ZDHHC21 — protein sequence MKLRLHFVVDPMGWLCISVVFGIWLYNTFFIPKLVLLPHYNEGHIPWAIVICYYIASGLCIAALFRASTADPGRLPVDPHIPHSEREHWELCNKCNLMRPKRSHHCSRCGHCVRRMDHHCPWINNCVGEDNHWLFLQLCFYAQVLSLFTLVLDFCQYYYFQPLTKLDQEKFTTRHELALLRVSALMGVVMFGGMSSLFYTQMTGIVSDMTTIEKMSQFSNEIYGSKRSWQWALAEVCGTRWKLLWLLPLRGRQPLQSSHHFRTHV from the exons ATGAAGCTTCGACTGCACTTTGTGGTGGACCCTATGGGCTGGCTGTGTATCAGCGTTGTATTTGGAATCTGGCTCTACAACACCTTCTTTATTCCCAAGCTGGTTCTGCTTCCACACTACAATGAAGGACACATCCCTTGGGCTATTGTTATTT gTTATTACATAGCATCAGGACTCTGCATAGCTGCCCTGTTCAGAGCTTCTACAGCAGATCCTGGTCGTCTTCCTGTGGATCCCCACATACCTCATTCTG agagagagcactgGGAGTTGTGCAATAAATGCAACTTAATGCGGCCTAAGAGGTCACACCACTGCAGTCGTTGTGGGCACTGTGTGCGCAGGATGGACCACCACTGTCCATG GATTAATAACTGTGTGGGAGAAGACAACCACTGGCTCttcctgcagctgtgtttctacgCTCAGGTCCTCAGCTTATTCACACTGGTGTTGGACTTCTGCCAGTACTATTACTTCCAGCCACTGACCAAACTAGACCAG GAGAAGTTTACAACACGTCATGAACTGGCTCTGCTGCGTGTTTCAGCACTAATGGGCGTGGTGATGTTTGGTGGCATGTCGAGCTTGTTTTACACTCAGATGACAGGCATCGTTTCT GATATGACCACAATTGAGAAAATGTCTCAGTTCTCAAATGAAAT ATATGGCTCAAAGAGATCCTGGCAGTGGGCACTAGCCGAAGTTTGTGGTACTCGCTGGAAACTCCTGTGGCTCCTCCCACTCCGAGGCAGACAGCCACTTCAATCCAGCCACCACTTCCGCACTCATGTGTAG
- the plaa gene encoding phospholipase A-2-activating protein has protein sequence MASSNSYKLRCSIPGHEMDVRGLAAAVFPEGAFVSVSRDRTGRVWVPNSSPDKGFTEMHCVSGHSNFVSCVCTIAPNETYPRGLIATGGNDNNICVFTLDQPQPLFILKGHKNTVCTLSSGKFGTLLSGSWDTTAKVWLNEKCMMTLQGHEAAVWAVIILPEQGLMLSGSADKTIKLWKAGRCEKTFTGHEDCVRGLAVISNTEFFSCSNDTSIRRWLVTGECLQVYYSHTNYIYSLAVFPNNQDFVSTGEDRTVRIWKNGECSQTIRLPAQSVWCCCILPNGDIAVGASDGIIRVFTEAEDRVASAEDLQAFEDELSKATIDPKTGDLGDIKVEDLPGKEHLNEPGNRDGQTRLIKDGQKVEAYQWSVSDGRWVKIGDVVGGSNQQTSKSVMYEGKEYDYVFTIDVNEGGPSMKLPYNVSEDPWLTAHNFLQKNDLSPMFLDQVANFIIENTKGHVVGADQPSAGDPFTGGARYIPGAGDFRPGGGADPFTGSGRYIPGSGPAPSAPVGVADPFTGGGAYSSATLRQTATNIYFPKTDGVTFEQANAPQIIAKLKELNGGAPQEHKLSEENLENLGQLLLSVCGLNSSETPLTIQQINLLWKASHWPEDIVFPVLDIMRLAVRHPQVNESLCGEAEGVQLCNHLLSLMRPEGRPANQMLALRTLCNCFSGRHGRALLMTQRETVLSRAADLATVCNKNIHIALATLVLNYAGCLHSQPDLEAKAQCLSVASRALETVQDKEAIFRLLVALGTTVASDQTAQDLARSLGVNSQISKYSSVSDPSKVAECCQLVLKELH, from the exons ATGGCTTCATCCAACTCATACAAACTCAGGTGCTCCATCCCGGGCCACGAAATGGACGTCAGGGGACTCGCGGCTGCTGTTTTTCCGGAGGGAGCTTTCGTGTCTGTTTCCAGAGACCGAACCGGAAGAGTCTGGGTACCAAACTCAAg CCCAGACAAAGGCTTCACAGAGATGCACTGCGTGTCAGGCCACTCAAACTTTGTATCTTGTGTCTGCACCATTGCACCCAATGAAACATATCCTCGGGGACTTATTGCCACTGGAGGGAACGATAATaacatttgtgttttcacaCTAGACCAACCACAGCCTCTATTCATTCTCAAGGGTCACAAAAACACAG TTTGCACTCTGTCATCTGGTAAGTTTGGAACACTGTTGAGTGGCTCCTGGGACACTACAGCAAAAGTCTGGCTCAATGAGAAGTGCATGATGACCTTGCAG GGCCATGAAGCAGCAGTGTGGGCAGTGATCATCTTACCTGAGCAAGGCCTTATGCTTTCTGGATCCGCAGATAAAACCATAAAGCTTTGGAAGGCGGGCCGATGTGAAAAGACATTTACAG GTCACGAGGACTGTGTAAGGGGACTAGCAGTGATCAGCAACACTGAGTTCTTCTCTTGCAGCAATGACACAAGCATTAGAAGGTGGCTGGTGACAGGCGAATGTTTACAGGTCTATTACAGTCACACCAACTACATCTACAGCTTGGCTGTCTTCCCCAATAACCAAG ACTTTGTAagcacaggagaagacaggacTGTGAGGATATGGAAGAACGGAGAGTGCTCTCAGACCATCCGCCTGCCTGCCCAGTCTGTGTGGTGCTGCTGTATTCTGCCTAATGGTGATATTGCTGTTGGAGCCAG TGATGGCATTATCCGTGTGTTTACGGAGGCTGAGGACCGTGTGGCTAGCGCAGAAGATCTGCAGGCCTTTGAGGATGAGCTTTCCAAAGCTACCATTGACCCCAAGACAGGGGATCTTGGAGATATCAAAGTGGAGGACCTACCTGGAAAGGAACATCTTAATGAGCCTG GGAATCGTGATGGACAGACACGGTTGATTAAAGATGGACAGAAGGTTGAGGCATATCAGTGGAGTGTCAGTGATGGCCGCTGGGTAAAAATCGGAGATGTGGTTGGAGGCTCAAACCAGCAGACCTCCAAGAGTGTGATGTATGAAGGAAAG GAATACGACTATGTCTTCACCATTGATGTGAATGAGGGAGGGCCGTCTATGAAGCTGCCTTACAACGTGTCAGAAGACCCCTGGCTGACAGCCCACAACTTTTTGCAGAAGAATGACCTTAGCCCCATGTTCCTTGACCAGGTGGCCAATTTTATCATTGAGAACACCAAAGGACACGTGGTGGGAGCAGACCAGCCATCTGCTGGTGACCCGTTTACTG GAGGTGCTCGCTATATCCCTGGTGCCGGTGATTTCAGGCCAGGCGGTGGAGCTGATCCCTTCACAG GCTCTGGTCGCTACATCCCTGGGTCAGGCCCAGCTCCAAGTGCTCCTGTGGGTGTAGCAGATCCTTTCACAG GAGGTGGTGCCTACTCTTCTGCCACTCTGAGACAGACGGCAACCAACATTTACTTCCCCAAGACTGATGGTGTGACCTTTGAGCAAGCCAATGCTCCTCAAATCATTG CCAAGTTGAAAGAACTGAACGGAGGTGCCCCTCAGGAGCATAAGCTTTCTGAAGAAAATCTGGAAAACCTTGGGCaactgctgttgtctgtgtgtggactCAACTCCTCTGAGACTCCCCTGACCATCCAGCAGATCAACCTGCTCTGGAAGGCCTCTCACTGGCCTGAAG ACATTGTGTTTCCTGTCCTGGACATTATGAGGCTGGCAGTGCGCCACCCACAGGTTAATGAGAGCCTCTgtggagaggcagagggagttCAGCTGTGCAACCACCTGCTGAGCCTAATGAGGCCTGAGGGTCGTCCTGCCAACCAGATGCTGGCGCTAAGGACTCTGTGTAACTGCTTTAGTGGAAGGCATGGCCGAGCCCTCCTTATGACCCAGCGTGAAACGGTGCTATCACGTGCTGCTGACTTGGCCACTGTCTGCAATAAGAACATCCACATTGCTCTGGCCACTCTGGTGCTTAACTATGCTGGCTGTTTGCACAGCCAGCCTGATCTTGAGGCCAAGGCCCAGTGCCTGTCTGTGGCCAGTAGAGCTCTGGAGACAGTACAAGACAAGGAGGCTATATTTAGGCTGCTGGTGGCCTTAGGAACCACTGTGGCCTCAGACCAGACAGCCCAGGACCTGGCTCGCTCCCTGGGGGTCAACTCTCAGATTTCCAAATACTCATCAGTGTCTGATCCGTCAAAGGTGGCTGAGTGTTGCCAGCTGGTTTTAAAAGAACTACACTGA